The Drosophila gunungcola strain Sukarami unplaced genomic scaffold, Dgunungcola_SK_2 000129F, whole genome shotgun sequence genomic sequence GCGTAGTTTcgattttgtgttttaaacgaaacatttggccaaaaaatgtcTGCATATGGCGGCCAGAATGGAAATTAATGTGCGCCCAAATAGTAACAGCAACAGTAACCGTAACAATAAAGCCGAAAAAGAAGGCAAGCGATTTAATTGATACGACCTCGACTAGTGGGTGCATGTGTTTGCCTTGcttttttgctattttacTATTTTGCTTTTGATTCGAGCGCCCGCAGATACAATATCTATATCTACATATGTATCGCCCCGCTCGTTCGCCACCACATGATTCActccaaaaaacaaaaaaaaaagccacacCGAAATACCGAAACGAACCGcgccaaataaacaaataatccaaaagccaaacaaaggCGGCTCAGCTCAGTTgaccttttgttttgcttgtgGTTTTCCGAAGAGGAGCCGGAGCCTTGAAGCCCCACAGCCCCTCCTCTTTTGCAAAGTCCCAAACTCGGCTCAATGGTTTCagtattttggtttttttttttttcgttgtatGCGTGGGCACTCCAGTCCACTCATTGAAATCTTTGCGTTCGGTTCCTGTCAAGATCTTCCAAAGTGAGCCTATTCAAAGTGTTGacaaactaaataaatgtatttcgCCACTTGAGTGGGACACAACTTATGGGGCCACTTGAAAAGTGTTTTTCGAAGTCGAGAGGCGATAGAGTTCTGTTTGGAATGAATTAAAACtagacaaaaaaattgtattcataAAATCATAGTTTAATCTTTTTATTGTACAAAAAAACCAGTTTATACTAAAAGTCTGACTTGAATCAAATGATTAGAATATGGTTATGCATATggttatttataattttttttttgttttattatatacatacgaaaaaatatttaagtatgTAAGGAAACAAAAATCGCGAAACTCGACGAAATAATCAAGCACTTAATACCATAAAAATGCTATAAAAGCGATTATAAACTTAATCTTATGAATATGCACAGGAAAACATATCCGAAGACATTTTGCCAAGCCGGGACTTTATTTATGGAACACTCAAGTTCCGTTATGATTTTTACAATCCAAGCGATAAAATGTTGGTGGCTTAGTCAAAGGTTCTGAGAAGGAGCAAAGTCAAGAAAacggaaaatacaaaaacatgaGGGAGAAACCACAATTTGGGGCGGTAACAGAACGACGAAgagttacaaaaatatttgactaATGATTAACCAATTAAATGCTGATAAATGCGATGAGCGAAGCTCCAAGGCAGGAAATTACACATAAGAAGAAGGCAACGAAACATTCAATGTACACCGACTTGAAAATGCCCAGAGAAACGGTGAAATTTTAGGTTTCGtgctaataaacaaatttagaaaaacataatatagctatttgttttactttgttaactatatatatatatatatatgtaaatatatgtttccatattattattatttattataaataaaactaagatacaagtttaatttttgatagtgTCAAAACTTTCAaatgtttctaaaaaaaagttaaatttcaataacaaaattttacttattaggtttttgttattttttttaattgcttccGTTTGGCtgcaataaattattattccaaaaactaaaacaaacttaaattgcAGGGAATTTCCAAAACCTCAACGGactaaacataaacattttataccCTCTAAAAGGGTATTAAACACGCCAAGCAGaaccaacaacaaaatgcTCCCCTCAAGCGAAAAACCGGTTTGTCaaagtttataaaacaaatcaaaaaaaattaactttagacgtaaacacacacatatatgcATATCACGGCAGAATGTatgcaaaccaaaaaaaaaaaaagaggtaaataaataaaacaaaataaataaattattgtcgTTCGCGAAATATGAATCAACATTTTGGAGCTCACGGGAACAGGGGCGGcgtatcaaaaaaaaaaaaaaatagaaaggagTGAAAGGTGGGAGGATGAACTCTCCCTTCGAATTTCTAGGGAATTTCACATGCAGCGGCAAATGcagcaaacagaaaacaacaaacgtgagaggcaaataaataaaaatacattatgCAGAAAGCAGCACACGTAAGTATGtagtacatacatatgtttgTAAAATTGCACATACCTATACAGCTGcgatcaaaataatagtagtggCAAATGTAAAATGCTCAAAAACATATCTTTAAGGCATAGGACAActcttctttttatttattataatgcTAACTAAACACTAATTAAAGTCTGAATAAATActctttgatatttttttagtttttcaagaatatttcaaACTGTTAacaattcttaaaaattaacttttcgAAATACTGTAGTATATGATTTTTTAGCGACTTAaagaaataaccaaaaatCGTCGTTCATCTGCACATTGAATtgtaatgaaaatgtttttaaaaactgtacAGAACTTTCAActgaagttttaaaaaaaaaattgtttcaaacttttaaaaaaattgtaaaaatatttatgataattgtaggtttttatatttgcccCATTTAGTTTAAAGTATAAGCTTCatgaaaatacaaacaaatttttaaaagttaaaagcaactatttttgattgatatttCTATTGTTTTGAACGCAACTGTATATGTATCTACAGGCGTATCTCGTACTTTATGCATTATAAACAAAGTGCAATCAAAAGCCAAATTAGGCATACTAACAGATACATTTTTGATCGACTCAAAACTCCTCTGGGAAatcaaaaatatgaaatagaTTCCAACCacaatatatatgtaatatttcCTGTTTGAGACTGTAATTGCCATAAACATAATATTGattattattctttaaatttgtacaaatcaaatttaaagtgtTGCAATGTAAGCATTGTCAGTAAATAGAACTAAAGCTACTATAttggaatatatttatattccctCAAAACTTTCAACAGTCGATACCTCCCAGAGAAGCAAGGGTATTCTCCCCAAACGAAGGTTGGGTAACTTTTTAGGCCCTCGGAGAAGGGGTTCGCATAGATCGGCTAAAACAATCGCATAAGCCTTTGTGCCAGGGGAGAAAGGGATACGGAGATACtaagatacaaagatacaaagatacagatacatttgtGCGTTTAATTGATGTGACAAGTGACAAGTGGGGAAACAATGGCCAAACAAAGAAACCGAGAGAACGTACATGGCAAATTGGGAGCGACAAGAGTGCACtaagaaaaatatacaatttacgGAAAGCAggaagtttaaaataatataaatacagttttaaatattatcttTTTGTAAAGACTTATGGCAAAGAATTTAatcttttgattaaaaaagcTCAATAAAAACTATAAGTCACGATTTCAAGCTTAAAACGATGCAGAAAAGAATTGAATTCCAAACTATTGTTTTGAGTCATTGTAATATTGATTTATCGCAAATCGATCAAATtgagtgaaaaataaatatataaatgagtttaaaaggaaggttaaaacaaaactaaaaaatgtattgaaatggctattaaatgtttaatcaTGGGCGAAAATTATCGTATTTTGAGATTTTTGGTTTACAAGACATTTTGTGTTGGTTATTTCTTTATGTTCCAAATACatgttatacaaattttaaaaataaaagctttaaatgGCTACACTCAAAGAACGCCCAAGCATCAAATTAcgaacattttgaaaaacataacCCACTCAGTGTCAAAATAAACAGAGCTTGaagataattaaattacatttcagGTCAGTTTGGTCTTTTTGTTGGCTCTGGGAATATTATTATCGGTTCGGTTGGTATTCAATTGATATACTTGTTCCCATCTCGGGACTGCACCTCCCACTCACCATGTCCTCTTCGTCCTCGCAGCAGTGGACATCTTGCAGCGTTTCCCGCCACGCCAACACGGAATCGGTGAGCAGCAGCCGGGCATTGGAGCGGACCCTCAGCTTGCGTCCCGCCCGAGCGGCCACGCCCCGCTTGCCGGCCACCGCCCCCGCGGCGAGAACCGCCCGCTCCCACTCCTCCTTCAGCGGCTGGGGAATGACCACGGTGGCAGGATGATGGTCCTGTTCCTGATCCTCGCAGCTGCATCCGCTGTCGTCGTTGCGCGGAACGGTTTGGGTCACCTGGACAGGCGGAGGTGGAGCCGGACGACGGATGCGGGTCATGAATCGCTGGTGGACCAGCGAACGCTGGTAGTCGTAGAATATGGCGCTGTACTTCAATGGATCTCGGAGGCTGTAGAAAATGCAGATGTTCCTGAGGATCGGATGCACCAGCGGCACAGTCTGGGCCACAACCGAAGGTGGCCTCGGCAGATCCTTTGGCGGCGCTGGCAGCCCGGAGCCGGAGCTGCCCGTGCTACTGATGGAGCCCAAGGTCGCCGTGCTATTCGTCACCGTGCTGCCCAAACTGAGCGTCTCCtcggcctcctcctccttgttGTCCCGCGAGAACATGAACTCCATGTCCGTCTCCCACGCCCCCTGGTCCATGGAGGCGGTGGGCGAGGGCAGGGGCGTGGGCAGCATGAGCTTGGACCGCTTGGTCAGCGTCGATGTGGACAACTTGTGGCGAACTCCGGCTGCGAAGACAGCCGCCGCCTGGAGGGCCATCACATCCGCATCAGCATCGGAGGGCAAAGACTCGTCGTAGTCCTCCAGGTCCTCCTCCCCGTCCCCGTCCccatcctcgtcctcgtcctcctcctcatcatcctcatcctcgCCTTCTGCCGGCAGAGCTTCGATAATTTCCTGATCAGCGGGTTCCATGGTCTTAAACTGCCAAATGGGTTGGTAAATggactcctcctcctcctcttgaTCGGGATGCTCCTCGGCAGAGTTGTTATCCATTTCCAGGGCGTTTGGCTGTGCCAGCACTTCTTCGGCCTGGCGGGGATTACTTAAAGACGTGTTGGGATTTCGAACGGGAACTTTTGGTGCCGGACGTCGAACTTTGATTACGCAATTCTAAAAATTCATGTAGAAACAAACGTTGTTGTCAAGTTGTCATTTTTGGAATGATATCCAGGGTTTTTTGTGGCGCTGCACTGCTTTTAATAATTGACTTATAGAACGATGGgtagtttttttaaaccataTAGAGTTTGTACtgtttttaagcaaaaccatttaaagggatttcaaattacttttaataaaagttgTAATTTAATGTTAGGCAGTACAAAtcacaaaactaaacaaaaaataaaaaacaaaaaaattgaaacacTTTAAACAAGTTGATTAGTTAATTAAGTAGCATGGCAAAATTATGGAGAGGGATTCCCGTACTTGCTTTTaatagaaattattattatttatatgccTTCCATAAAAAGCAATAAACTACTCCATAAAAAACTCCATTCTAGAAAtcacaataatatttaattttttcataacgGTATGATGGCAACTTCGCATTTTTTTCGCATATGGCAACACTTTTTTAATcacccaaataaaaaaaaaaaaaaacaaaaaaatgaacgTTAATTAAACGCtgattattttatagttatcttttgttttcatagcaaacttgttgtttttgtccacatttttttgattgtttaatggttgtttttaattagataagtttgtttgttttcatgtGCCGCAATATCCAATCGAACGTTGGCATCCCTTTCGCACGCGAACCGTTAGTCAACTTTAAATTGCAGTGAAGCGCAACAACAACGAGTGCACAGAGAAAGAAAATAGTGGCAACATCACGTGATTTTTTCTCGCAAGAAattattaagtaaaaaaacaagtaaagtTAGCGTTATCTTTTATGTGATCTACAATGCTAAAATTTCAgggaattattatttataaccTTTTTGTGAagcgatattttttttcatatttttaaactttttatttttctgaatcGATTTCTGTGTGATTTATGTTTTCTgtgcaattataaaaataactgggtgaagttaataatatttcacaaataattgttttagttATGGAAGCTTGACTGTTTTAATCTATTTGGTAGATCacattttgtacatttttatcACTTTTATTGATcggtttttaaatgtttttttcttgtctttttttttgttgcttggctttattatttttgtgtgaTTTTTTCAAGACTTCTGTTGATTATGCcactattttaaaatagtttaaaattatgggttttattttctctgtgctttgtgcttttttttaagtttgctTTTGATTCATGTTGttgatgtttttgttttttttttttataatgagGGTTGACCTGTGTGATtagctgctgttgttgttgttcgcTGACATTGCAActggtgctgttgctgttgttgttgttgctaccGTTTTCATTGTCATCACTGTGAttgtagttgttgctgttgcaattattgttggtgttgctgctgcaattattgctgctgttgttattgttgttgttggtgatgctgctgttgttgctgttggaaTTGTTGTTGCCAATGGGGCGCTCTTCCTCGCCATTTGGCTTTGGCGCCGCCATCAAAGCTCTGTTTATGccgctgttgttattgttgcttcTGCTGATGGAGCTTGCGCCCCCGCTCACACTCACTCCGTCTCCCTCACCCACACCGACGACACCCTCACCCTCGCTCACAGTCACGCTCTTAGCACTTCGCTTGGGCAGAACTCGAACCGCGCGATGCGACAACACGTCGTCACTCTCTGGAAGCGCGGGAGAAAATGAAACCGCTCGGCGACGACCGCCGAGGAAGAGAAGCAGGCGCCATTCTCCAGCAGAATCTGAGTCACGCGCTCTCCGGCGGCGATAACTAATGAtcggctgttgctgttgttgttgttgttgctgctgctgctgctggaaatATAGCCACTGGCTGAGTGATTTGTCATAGACGGTGAGAAAgccacgcacacacacgtGCAAACTGGTGGCGAGAGCGAGGCTCTGCATTAAGCCGAAGAGAGAGATTTGGGGCAAAGAGTAATTCGAACGCTCTTCGATCAGCGCCACTTGTTGCGTTGATTTCTCTTCGCCCAGCGCGCTTAGATAGTCATTCACAATTGCCGCTGTTATGGCACAGCGCcgttgctcctgctcctgatGCTCCCGATGCTCCTGTTGCTCAGCCCGCTCTTCTGGCGGCTCCCTCTTCAGTTGCAACTTTCTCTTGAAGTCCTTGACCAGATTCTGTTCGTCTTTCTCTGCCGACACCCCCGCCCTTATCCTCTCTTCCTTGCTCCTTCGCAGCGTGACCGTTGTGGTGACCTCTTCCTCCTTGCGGCTCGCCAAACGCTCTCTTGCCGGCACGCTCTTGGgctgctgccacgccccctcgtCGTAGTGGTGCACCTGACGCCTCAATGACGTCATCCACTGGCAAATGCTTTCGTTGAGATACAGGGACGGCTCCACGCTGCCCCCATCCGCGCTCTTTTGCTTGTCCTGCAGAAGGCGCATGCGAGAGACGCGCGGTTTCTTCAGGCGGCCGTGCTCTCTTTTGCCTTTGCTCTccggctgcggctgcggctgcggctcCGGCTCTCTTACACGTCCGTATATATGCTGATCACTTTGGCTGCTCTTAAGCTGAGCCTGCTGACTCTGACTCTTGAGCTCGCAGATGCGCTGCAGGTCAAAGGTCTCCTGGGTGCGGAACACCTCGTCTACGTTGTGTATGATCTCCAGTGAGCCAGAACCGCCGGGAGGCGGTGTCCTAGCGAATATTCTGCGCTGCAGCGAGGAAGAGCGATTCAGCTGCTTAAGAGAGCCAAAGAGACGGGTCAAGGTCGCGGCACTGGACTTGGAGTAGCCCAAGAGAGTGCGCGACGCCTTGACCTTGGcggtgggtgtgggtgtggtgggagtggtagtggtagtggtagtggcaGTGGGCGTACCGGTGGGCGTAACGGTGGGtgtggctgctgctgaagTGGTGACCCTTTCACACTGACATCGCTCATTATCGCTATAAATACCGCGGCACAAATCGCAGATATTCTCATAGATATTGCTGCTCTCAAGGGGAGTGGGCGTGAGGGGCCGGGGAGTGGGGGGTGGCGGACTCAGCACCACCCCCCCGCTGACGATGCACTGGCAGAAATGGCAGAAGCGTCCTTGGGCGCCAAACACCCCGTAGCCGCAGCCGCGACACAAATTCTCGTAGATCGCCTCGCGTGGAAAGTATTTCCGCAGCTCCGGAATGGGCTGACCTTTGGGGGTGGTGGGGGtgtggttgttgttattgGGCGGCAGGTTCTCGTAAATGGGAGACTCCATGCCGAGGTTATCGTTGATATCCCTCGCCTGCTGCTGAGGCATTTCTCTTTATCTTTCTCACTACTTTCTCTTATCGCTGCTGCTGTCACAAGTCAATATCAAGTGAGAAAATAATGGAGAGATAGTAAGATACACAGCACTGCACAACATGGGAAATATGTtcattttttgataaaaaaaatcatagctacacattttaaaatagtttatattCATAGCTATACATTTAGAAATAGTTTACTTCGAAA encodes the following:
- the LOC128265525 gene encoding uncharacterized protein LOC128265525 — encoded protein: MPQQQARDINDNLGMESPIYENLPPNNNNHTPTTPKGQPIPELRKYFPREAIYENLCRGCGYGVFGAQGRFCHFCQCIVSGGVVLSPPPPTPRPLTPTPLESSNIYENICDLCRGIYSDNERCQCERVTTSAAATPTVTPTGTPTATTTTTTTPTTPTPTAKVKASRTLLGYSKSSAATLTRLFGSLKQLNRSSSLQRRIFARTPPPGGSGSLEIIHNVDEVFRTQETFDLQRICELKSQSQQAQLKSSQSDQHIYGRVREPEPQPQPQPESKGKREHGRLKKPRVSRMRLLQDKQKSADGGSVEPSLYLNESICQWMTSLRRQVHHYDEGAWQQPKSVPARERLASRKEEEVTTTVTLRRSKEERIRAGVSAEKDEQNLVKDFKRKLQLKREPPEERAEQQEHREHQEQEQRRCAITAAIVNDYLSALGEEKSTQQVALIEERSNYSLPQISLFGLMQSLALATSLHVCVRGFLTVYDKSLSQWLYFQQQQQQQQQQQQQPIISYRRRRARDSDSAGEWRLLLFLGGRRRAVSFSPALPESDDVLSHRAVRVLPKRSAKSVTVSEGEGVVGVGEGDGVSVSGGASSISRSNNNNSGINRALMAAPKPNGEEERPIGNNNSNSNNSSITNNNNNNSSNNCSSNTNNNCNSNNYNHSDDNENGSNNNNSNSTSCNVSEQQQQQLITQNCVIKVRRPAPKVPVRNPNTSLSNPRQAEEVLAQPNALEMDNNSAEEHPDQEEEEESIYQPIWQFKTMEPADQEIIEALPAEGEDEDDEEEDEDEDGDGDGEEDLEDYDESLPSDADADVMALQAAAVFAAGVRHKLSTSTLTKRSKLMLPTPLPSPTASMDQGAWETDMEFMFSRDNKEEEAEETLSLGSTVTNSTATLGSISSTGSSGSGLPAPPKDLPRPPSVVAQTVPLVHPILRNICIFYSLRDPLKYSAIFYDYQRSLVHQRFMTRIRRPAPPPPVQVTQTVPRNDDSGCSCEDQEQDHHPATVVIPQPLKEEWERAVLAAGAVAGKRGVAARAGRKLRVRSNARLLLTDSVLAWRETLQDVHCCEDEEDMIVPVTDILRAQQIQEDNEVQQTQQTTILQRFKSVSIGNLRDLPGEEDKKSIKNRMRMKFAVNSNVFRLNRSPKSEKKSRLRRGQVNSLYLDEQKYPLFAAPLNALELNMTDHPHVPRFVVDVCAYIEQPECIEQDGLYRASGNKVLVDELRKKLTHLYDPRWLHTDDIHTLTSLHKQFFRELAAPLITQEAYERLGRSLNDEAAIERMSLAFDDMPEPNRSTLRFLIRHLTRVAAASASNRMPSTNLAIVWGPCLLSANQIQLDIGRMNMLAKVLIENYDRIFHPDNERLVC